The sequence below is a genomic window from Chondrinema litorale.
ACATTCCTTTTCGCTTCGTTTTGTCCGATAATATATTTATCGAGTTCCGCAACAATTTCTTTTGGTGTGTAATATTTATTATTGTCAAGCATATTAAAACTTTTATAAATTTTACTCAATAACTCGCCGACGCTTAATTAGGCTCTTAGTATCTATAGCCAGAGAAAAGATGTTGGTGCCTCCTGAAATGTGTTGTACAGCTCTTGAGTATGACAGTTCGAATCTCTTTAATCTGATCATCAGTCCATAAGAAAAACCAGCAAGCCCTTTTCTTTGTTCAACCTGTAACTCTCTTCTTTGTAAAAAGTTATAAGCTAACCGAAGGTTTAAATTTTTAGAAAATACAAATTCACCTCCAAACACAAAGTGCCTTGACAATTTGTCAGCAAAGCTTATTTTATTATCAATTTCTTCCCCAAAAGCATCAACCTCAGATTTAGTATTAGGATCGTCATAAGCAATATTAAGAAATTCTGTCAGGTGATGTGCTGTTACAGAAAATCGTAAAGGCATCATTTTCGGTTTAAAAGTAGCTCCTAAAATGGCATCAAATGGCATTTCAAAGCTTTGTTCGTCTGTGTATTGCGAAAAGGCAAAACCAAAGTTTTGTAGCACGAGTCCTACTTTTAAGTCTTGTTCAGGATGAATAAAAGCACCTCCGATAGTGAAGAGCATGCCACTAGCTTGATAAGTTTCTATAGTAGATTGCACAAATTTTACTGTACCACCTATTGAAAAGGGCCCACTCATGCGTGCATGGCTAATGCCAACAGAAAAATCGTTGGCATTGAATGTACCTTGGTATAATCCGGTAAGATCGTAGGAGTCAAACTCTCCATAGCTGAGTTGTTGTATAGCGATGCCCCACATACCTTTTGCTGATAGCTTTCGGGCATAATTTAGTTGATTGTTTTTTACACCAGCATTATAGCTGTAATGGTTTAGTGCTAAATACTGGTCTATAGAATCGGTTAGTAATGCTGGGTTTGCAGAAAACATACTGGCATCTAACTGTTGTGAGCTTACATTTACTCCACCCAAACCTACCATGCGGGTATTTACTGGTAGGTTTACAAATTCAAAAGTAGATATACCACCCACCTGTGCAAAAACAGGAACCTGAATGAGTAAAGTAAAAATGAAAGCTGGGAAATATTTGCTAATAAATAAAGCAGTCTTTAACCGCATGCGAAACACTAGTTGTAAGAAAAAATGAATCAAAGCTAAATTTAAGTAATACCTTATAGCAAATGTAAAGTTTCTTATTTCTTGTGCTGTATTTACATTTAAAAAATTGAGCAGATTGTTTAGTTATTTGCAAATAACTGCTTTAAACATGATTGGAAATAAATAAAAAAGCCTTGTTGTAATTTTACAACAAGGCTTTTTTTAAAGTATTTATGGAGTTTTATATGCTTAATTTAAAGTTTAATGGAACTACTACCCATCTTTCTACTGTATTTCCTGAAGCATCTCTGGCAGGTTCGAATTTAAAAGCGTTTATTTTCTCTATGCAAGCTTCAGTTAGGGCTTTGTCTGCACTTTTAACAATCTCATATTTCATTGGAGAACCGTCTTTACCAACATAGATTTTTGTAAGCACTTTGCCTTCAATTCCTTGTTTACGGCAAGAAATAGGGTATTCAATGCTGTTTCTTACCTCCGAATAATTGACTGGCCTTGGTGGAACTACAAAAGTTTCTTCTGTATTTACAGCAGTAAAATCTGTATTTGTACTAGAAACCAAAGTTTGTGCATTTGCTGCAAAACCGAATAAGAAAAAAGCTGTAAGTGCTGAAAGCGATAGTTTTATATATTTTAACATGTTTCTAAAGTTTTATGTTGACTCTCTATTAATCCTTTACGCAAATATAAATACAATGTTAACTATATGTTACATAATGATGATTTATTTTAATTAAACATTAACAGGTGTTATTCGAAAAGTAACATTTTTGTGATATTTAGGATAAAACAGCTATTTAGGCTTGTAGAGACTTTTTGGTAGGAACTTATCAGAATTTAAGACTGTAATAGTTTCGAAATTTCGATACTTAACAATATTTTTTATCTACGTCTGAACCTTCATGAAATTAATTAAAACTACGGGGCTTATACTGTTTATTACAGGCTTTATAACCTTTAATTACACCTTCTTTTTGTCTAATTATGAGCTTACAAGAAACATTGTAAGCGAGCAAATTCCCGATGGCTTACAAGAGTCTTTTACTCAAGAAGCATCAAGCATTATTGATAATACCATTTCTTCATCTTTTAAATTTATTGCTGAGTTAGACAAAGCATTTGAGACTATAAATGCGCAAGTACTAGATGCTTATGCAGTGAGCGATAATGAGTTGGATGAGCTGCTAAACGCTGCCCAAAAAGATGGGCAATATGTATTAACAGAAGATGTGGTAAAATCGGTTTTTAATGGTAACGATGAAGCAACTGCATTTAAACAAAAAGCAATTATCGATTATGGGAGCTGGCTTTTTGGAACTACATATTCTACAAAAGATGAGTTGAATAATAACCTGTCAGGTGTGGTAGATAACATACGAAAATATGGCATTATTAATCAAAAAGGATTTGATAGATACAAGATAAAAGACATCAAAACTTCTATTACAAAAGCTGCTACTAAAAGTCCAGTAAAGGATAATCCGTGGTTATTTATATTACTTACTTATGGTTTGTGCATCGTTGGGGCGAGTATGTACATTTTGCCAAAGTTAAATGAAGGAAAGCCGGGAATTAAGAATAATGGCATATTTAAGAGTGCCATGCATAATAAAGGCTGGTTAGGGATTTTAACAGGTACTTACCTTATACTTTTCTATATATTTTTATACTACTATCCAGAATATATGCTCAACTGGATAATAATGGTAGATCCGATTAGTATTTTGCTAAAAGGGAGTAATGGTGGCAGATTTTTCCTTTACGGGTTTATATATACGCTTAGTATATTGGTAATGGGTGTGCGAATGATTATCAAATACAGACATAGTAAGTATCAGATTGTCCGTACTTTTTCAGTTATGTTTTTTCAAACTGCATTTGCCTTTCTTATTCCTGAAATACTCTTAAGATTAAACCAACCTTATTACGATTTTAAAAATATCTGGCCGCTAGACTACGATTTTTTCTTTGATAATGAATTGAGTACGCTGGTATCTAATGGAAGTATTGGCATTTTTATGTTGGGTTGGGGCATTACACTTATAGTAATTGGTGTACCGGTGTTTGTGTATTTTTTCGGAAAACGCTGGTATTGCTCTTGGGTTTGTGGTTGTGGTGGTCTAGCAGAAACTCTTGGCGATCCATACAGGCAATTATCTGACAAGTCTCTCAAAGCTTGGAAGATTGAAAGATATTCTATTCATGGTGTATTGGTATTTGCTGTTTTAATGACGATAGGTGTATTATACACTTACTTTAGTGGATTGGGTAGTTTGTTGGGTGTAAATACTTATATAATTAGAGAAACTTATGGTGCTTGGATAGGCGCAGGCTTTGCCGGAGTAGTAGGAACAGGCTTTTATCCTTTAATGGGCAACAGAGTTTGGTGTAGGTTTGGTTGCCCTTTAGCTGCTTATTTAGGAATCGTTCAGCGATTTAAATCAAGGTTTAGAATTACAACCAATGGTGGGCAATGCATTTCATGTGGTAATTGTTCTACTTATTGCGAAATGGGCATAGATGTGCGTTGGTATGCACAAAGAGGTCAAAATATTGTACGCTCATCTTGTGTGGGTTGTGGAGTGTGTTCAGCTGTGTGCCCGAGAGGAGTGCTAAATTTAGAAAATGCTTCTGAAGGAAACAGAACAACTACCCCAATTGTTATTACAGGCAGAGAAGTTAAA
It includes:
- the porQ gene encoding type IX secretion system protein PorQ, encoding MRLKTALFISKYFPAFIFTLLIQVPVFAQVGGISTFEFVNLPVNTRMVGLGGVNVSSQQLDASMFSANPALLTDSIDQYLALNHYSYNAGVKNNQLNYARKLSAKGMWGIAIQQLSYGEFDSYDLTGLYQGTFNANDFSVGISHARMSGPFSIGGTVKFVQSTIETYQASGMLFTIGGAFIHPEQDLKVGLVLQNFGFAFSQYTDEQSFEMPFDAILGATFKPKMMPLRFSVTAHHLTEFLNIAYDDPNTKSEVDAFGEEIDNKISFADKLSRHFVFGGEFVFSKNLNLRLAYNFLQRRELQVEQRKGLAGFSYGLMIRLKRFELSYSRAVQHISGGTNIFSLAIDTKSLIKRRRVIE
- a CDS encoding energy transducer TonB, with amino-acid sequence MLKYIKLSLSALTAFFLFGFAANAQTLVSSTNTDFTAVNTEETFVVPPRPVNYSEVRNSIEYPISCRKQGIEGKVLTKIYVGKDGSPMKYEIVKSADKALTEACIEKINAFKFEPARDASGNTVERWVVVPLNFKLSI
- a CDS encoding 4Fe-4S binding protein produces the protein MKLIKTTGLILFITGFITFNYTFFLSNYELTRNIVSEQIPDGLQESFTQEASSIIDNTISSSFKFIAELDKAFETINAQVLDAYAVSDNELDELLNAAQKDGQYVLTEDVVKSVFNGNDEATAFKQKAIIDYGSWLFGTTYSTKDELNNNLSGVVDNIRKYGIINQKGFDRYKIKDIKTSITKAATKSPVKDNPWLFILLTYGLCIVGASMYILPKLNEGKPGIKNNGIFKSAMHNKGWLGILTGTYLILFYIFLYYYPEYMLNWIIMVDPISILLKGSNGGRFFLYGFIYTLSILVMGVRMIIKYRHSKYQIVRTFSVMFFQTAFAFLIPEILLRLNQPYYDFKNIWPLDYDFFFDNELSTLVSNGSIGIFMLGWGITLIVIGVPVFVYFFGKRWYCSWVCGCGGLAETLGDPYRQLSDKSLKAWKIERYSIHGVLVFAVLMTIGVLYTYFSGLGSLLGVNTYIIRETYGAWIGAGFAGVVGTGFYPLMGNRVWCRFGCPLAAYLGIVQRFKSRFRITTNGGQCISCGNCSTYCEMGIDVRWYAQRGQNIVRSSCVGCGVCSAVCPRGVLNLENASEGNRTTTPIVITGREVKAVNS